In a genomic window of Oncorhynchus kisutch isolate 150728-3 linkage group LG9, Okis_V2, whole genome shotgun sequence:
- the LOC116375330 gene encoding glutamine-rich protein 2-like: MTSENVVHNNVIKSAIVLPTLYLRAIVLPTLYLRAIVLPTLYLRAIALPTLYLRAIVLPTLYLRAIALPTLYLSAIVPPTLYLRAIAPPTLYLRAIVLPTLYLRAIALPTLYLSAIVPPTLYLRAIVLPTLYLRAIVPPTLYLRAIVPPTLYLRAIVLPTLYLRSIVLPTLYLRSIVPPTLYLRAIVLPTLYLRSIVLPTLYLRAIVPPTLYLRAIVLPTLYLRAIVPPTLYLRAIVLPTLYLRSIVLPTLYLRAIALPTLYLRAIVPPTLYLRAIDLPTLYLRAIVLPTLYLRAIVPPTLYLRSIVPPTLYLRAIVPPTLYLRSIVPPTLYLRAIVPPTLYLRAIVPPTLYLRDRFPPTLYLRAIVLPTLYLRAIVLPTLYLRAIVPPTLYLRSIVPPTLYLRSIVPPTLYLRAIVPPTLYLRAIVPPTLYLRAIVPPTLYLRAIVPPTLCLRAIVPPTLYLRAIVLPTLYLRAIVLLTLYLRAIVPPTLYLRSIVPPTLYLSAIVPPTLYLGAIVPPTLYLRAIVLPTLYLRAIVLPTLYLRAIVLPTLYLRAIVPPTLYLRSIVPPTLYLRAIVPPTLYLRSIVPPTLYLRSIVPPTLYLRAIVPPTL; the protein is encoded by the coding sequence atgacaAGTGAAAATGTTGTCCACAATAATGTCATTAAGTCGGCTATAGTCCTACCCACACTGTACCTGAGAGCTATAGTCCTACCCACACTGTACCTGAGAGCTATAGTCCTACCCACACTGTACCTGAGAGCTATAGCCCTACCCACACTGTACCTGAGAGCTATTGTCCTACCCACACTGTACCTGAGAGCTATAGCCCTACCCACACTGTACCTGAGCGCTATAGTCCCACCCACACTGTACCTGAGAGCTATAGCCCCACCCACACTGTACCTGAGAGCTATAGTCCTACCCACACTGTACCTGAGAGCTATAGCCCTACCCACACTGTACCTGAGCGCTATAGTCCCACCCACACTGTACCTGAGAGCTATAGTCCTACCCACACTGTACCTGAGAGCTATAGTCCCACCCACACTGTACCTGAGAGCTATAGTCCCACCCACACTGTACCTGAGAGCTATAGTCCTACCCACACTGTACCTGAGATCTATAGTCCTACCCACACTGTACCTGAGATCTATAGTCCCACCCACACTGTACCTGAGAGCTATAGTCCTACCCACACTGTACCTGAGATCTATAGTCCTACCCACACTGTACCTGAGAGCTATAGTCCCACCCACACTGTACCTGAGAGCTATAGTCCTACCCACACTGTACCTGAGAGCTATAGTCCCACCCACACTGTACCTGAGAGCTATAGTCCTACCCACACTGTACCTGAGATCTATAGTCCTACCCACACTGTACCTGAGAGCTATAGCCCTACCCACACTGTACCTGAGAGCTATAGTCCCACCCACACTGTACCTGAGAGCTATAGACCTACCCACACTGTACCTGAGAGCTATAGTCCTACCCACACTGTACCTGAGAGCTATAGTCCCACCCACACTGTACCTGAGATCTATAGTCCCACCCACACTGTACCTGAGAGCTATAGTCCCACCCACACTGTACCTGAGATCTATAGTCCCACCCACACTGTACCTGAGAGCTATAGTCCCACCCACACTGTACCTGAGAGCTATAGTCCCACCCACACTGTACCTGAGAGATAGATTCCCACCCACACTGTACCTGAGAGCTATAGTCCTACCCACACTGTACCTGAGAGCTATAGTCCTACCCACACTGTACCTGAGAGCTATAGTCCCACCCACACTGTACCTGAGATCTATAGTCCCACCCACACTGTACCTGAGATCTATAGTCCCACCCACACTGTACCTGAGAGCTATAGTCCCACCCACACTGTACCTGAGAGCTATAGTCCCACCCACACTGTACCTGAGAGCTATAGTCCCACCCACACTGTACCTGAGAGCTATAGTCCCACCCACACTGTGCCTGAGAGCTATAGTCCCACCCACACTGTACCTGAGAGCTATAGTCCTACCCACACTGTACCTGAGAGCTATAGTCCTACTCACACTGTACCTGAGAGCTATAGTCCCACCCACACTGTACCTGAGATCTATAGTCCCACCCACACTGTACCTGAGTGCTATAGTCCCACCCACACTGTACCTGGGAGCTATAGTCCCACCCACACTGTACCTGAGAGCTATAGTCCTACCCACACTGTACCTGAGAGCTATAGTCCTACCCACACTGTACCTGAGAGCTATAGTCCTACCCACACTGTACCTGAGAGCTATAGTCCCACCCACACTGTACCTGAGATCTATAGTCCCACCCACACTGTACCTGAGAGCTATAGTCCCACCCACACTGTACCTGAGATCTATAGTCCCACCCACACTGTACCTGAGATCTATAGTCCCACCCACACTGTACCTGAGAGCTATAGTCCCACCCACACTGTAA